In one window of Arachis ipaensis cultivar K30076 chromosome B06, Araip1.1, whole genome shotgun sequence DNA:
- the LOC107646038 gene encoding short-chain dehydrogenase reductase 3b has product MSMQRLEGKVAIVTGGASGIGAETVKLFAKHGACVVIADIQDDLGKQVATSIGTDKVSYRHCDVRDEKQVEETVAFTVEKYGGLDIMFSNAGVAGSQSNVLDMDLNDFDNTIAVNLRGYAVCIKHAARVMVARKTRGSIICTASTVATVSVGGFDGKGYVASKSGILGLVRSTCGDLGEFGIRVNSISPYLIATPLATRVLNLDASEVEEIAVAGANLKGIVLKPIHIAQAALFLASDESAYISGHDMVVDGGFLGVNKTFGFILKEEAAKN; this is encoded by the exons ATGTCTATGCAAAG GTTGGAAGGAAAGGTGGCAATTGTGACCGGTGGAGCGAGTGGAATCGGAGCAGAAACAGTGAAGCTATTTGCCAAACACGGAGCATGCGTGGTTATAGCAGATATTCAAGATGACCTCGGTAAACAGGTTGCAACTTCCATTGGTACAGACAAGGTGAGTTACCGCCACTGCGACGTTAGAGACGAGAAACAAGTTGAAGAAACCGTTGCTTTCACCGTAGAAAAATACGGTGGCCTAGACATCATGTTCAGCAACGCCGGAGTTGCAGGTTCTCAAAGTAACGTCCTTGATATGGATTTGAATGATTTTGACAACACGATTGCAGTTAATCTGCGTGGATATGCAGTGTGCATAAAGCACGCTGCACGTGTCATGGTTGCAAGAAAGACACGTGGCTCCATAATATGCACCGCGAGTACGGTTGCAACGGTTTCTGTTGGAGGTTTTGATGGTAAGGGTTACGTTGCATCCAAGAGTGGTATTTTGGGGCTTGTGCGTTCAACTTGTGGTGACCTTGGAGAATTTGGGATTAGGGTTAATTCAATTTCACCCTATCTTATAGCTACCCCACTCGCAACTAGAGTTCTGAATCTGGATGCTAGTGAAGTTGAAGAGATTGCTGTTGCTGGTGCAAATTTGAAGGGGATTGTGTTGAAGCCGATCCATATTGCTCAAGCGGCTTTGTTTCTTGCTTCTGATGAATCTGCTTATATCAGTGGACACGACATGGTCGTTGATGGAGGTTTCTTGGGCGTTAATAAAACTTTTGGATTCATCCTAAAAGAAGAAGCTGCAAAAAACTAA
- the LOC107646039 gene encoding short-chain dehydrogenase reductase 3b-like encodes MSSKQRLEGKVAIVTGGASGIGAEAARLFVENGALVVIADVNDELGLQVASSIGVDKVSYHHCDVRDEKQVEKTVAFAMDKYGSLDIMFSNAGVMGSLCNILDLDLNDFDNTVAVNVRGAAACIKHAARVMVERKTRGSIICTASVASMVALGGDSAGHGYNTSKHGLVGLVRSACGELGAYGIRVNPISPYVMATPLACEALGMEASEVESAGVAGANLQGIVLKPIHVAQTALFLASNESAYISGHNLVIDGGLLAVNCPVSKSK; translated from the exons ATGTCGTCTAAGCAAAG GTTGGAAGGCAAGGTTGCAATTGTGACCGGGGGAGCAAGTGGAATAGGAGCAGAAGCAGCGAGGTTATTTGTGGAAAACGGTGCACTTGTTGTTATAGCAGATGTTAACGATGAATTGGGGCTTCAAGTTGCAAGTTCCATTGGCGTAGACAAGGTGAGTTACCATCACTGCGACGTTAGAGACGAGAAACAAGTTGAGAAAACCGTTGCTTTCGCCATGGATAAGTACGGAAGCTTAGACATCATGTTCAGCAACGCTGGAGTTATGGGCTCTCTCTGTAACATACTTGATTTGGATTTGAATGACTTTGATAACACAGTAGCTGTGAATGTTCGTGGAGCAGCGGCGTGTATTAAACATGCGGCACGTGTCATGGTGGAAAGAAAGACACGTGGCTCCATAATTTGCACTGCTAGTGTAGCTTCTATGGTTGCACTTGGTGGCGATTCAGCAGGTCATGGTTATAACACATCCAAACATGGCCTTGTGGGTCTTGTGCGTTCCGCGTGTGGTGAGCTTGGAGCTTATGGGATTAGGGTCAATCCGATTTCACCTTATGTTATGGCCACACCTTTGGCATGTGAAGCTCTTGGTATGGAAGCAAGCGAAGTTGAAAGTGCTGGTGTTGCTGGTGCCAATTTGCAGGGGATTGTGTTGAAGCCGATTCATGTTGCACAAACGGCTTTGTTTCTTGCTTCTAATGAATCGGCTTATATTAGTGGACACAATTTGGTCATTGACGGAGGTTTGTTAGCCGTTAATTGCCCTGTTTCAAAAAGTAAATGA
- the LOC107646041 gene encoding short-chain dehydrogenase reductase 3b — MSKQRLEGKVAIVTGGASGIGAEAVRVFVENGAFVVVADVQDELGHHLASSIGLLEKVSYRHCDIRDEKQVEETVAFAVEKYGSLDIMFSNAGIAGSISNILDLDLNDFDNAMAVNLRGAAACIKHAARVMVARRTRGSIICTGSVVASVGIGAAAGVSYTASKHGLIGLVRSACGELGRYGIRVNSVSPYVVATPLVCRALNVEASEVESAGGVGTSLRGIVLKPIHVAEAALFLASDESAYISGHDLTVDGGFLAVNRGIELSLASFKTK, encoded by the exons ATGTCTAAACAAAG GTTGGAAGGCAAGGTGGCAATAGTGACCGGAGGAGCAAGTGGAATAGGAGCAGAAGCAGTGAGGGTATTTGTGGAAAACGGTGCGTTTGTAGTTGTAGCAGATGTTCAAGACGAGCTCGGTCACCACCTTGCAAGTTCCATTGGCTTGTTAGAGAAGGTGAGTTACCGCCACTGCGACATCAGAGACGAGAAACAAGTTGAAGAAACCGTGGCTTTCGCGGTGGAGAAATACGGAAGCCTAGACATCATGTTCAGCAACGCTGGAATTGCAGGCTCTATCTCTAACATACTTGATTTAGATCTGAACGATTTTGACAACGCCATGGCTGTGAATCTTCGCGGAGCAGCAGCGTGCATCAAGCATGCTGCACGTGTCATGGTGGCAAGAAGGACACGTGGATCCATAATATGCACAGGGAGTGTGGTTGCTTCGGTTGGTATTGGCGCAGCTGCTGGTGTTAGTTATACTGCATCCAAACACGGCCTTATAGGACTTGTGCGTTCGGCGTGTGGTGAGCTTGGCCGTTACGGGATCAGAGTGAATTCGGTTTCACCATATGTTGTGGCCACGCCTCTTGTGTGTAGAGCGCTGAATGTGGAGGCAAGTGAAGTTGAAAGTGCTGGTGGTGTTGGTACCAGTTTGCGGGGGATTGTGTTGAAGCCAATACATGTTGCGGAAGCAGCTTTGTTTCTTGCTTCTGATGAATCTGCTTACATTAGTGGACATGATTTGACCGTTGACGGAGGTTTCTTGGCCGTTAATCGCGGTATTGAACTCTCCCTAGCTAGCTTCAAAACTAAATGA